One stretch of Zingiber officinale cultivar Zhangliang chromosome 6B, Zo_v1.1, whole genome shotgun sequence DNA includes these proteins:
- the LOC121991596 gene encoding probable disease resistance protein At1g63360, which yields MKNMISKLKFEHVVWIVASKECKLQKLQMDLAKNVGLNLKDDESEDDCSYKLCNFLKEKHCLLFLDVIWQSYELFMLGMEQVTAEHGKEQKRKVIVFTMLSELASMH from the exons ATGAAAAATATG ATCTCCAAGCTCAAGTTTGAGCACGTCGTCTGGATTGTGGCCTCCAAAGAATGTAAATTGCAAAAGCTTCAGATGGACCTGGCTAAGAATGTAGGACTGAATCTAAAAGATGATGAGAGTGAAGATGACTGTTCTTATAAGCTCTGCAACTTCTTAAAGGAAAAGCATTGTTTGTTGTTTCTTGATGTCATTTGGCAATCCTATGAACTTTTCATGTTGGGGATGGAACAAGTAACTGCCGAGCATGGCAAGGAGCAAAAGCGCAAGGTGATAGTTTTTACGATGCTCAGCGAGCTAGCTAGTATGCACTAG
- the LOC121989692 gene encoding probable disease resistance protein At1g61300, with product MIPSIGIGQILNKIWDAASIFLARPRSRVEDLGRDAERLKAKLVDVNRAIDEAERDGKTATAEARLWKREAEAFVYTEVAAIQQDYGAMRCLGGWSWNCVAINWRVTKKLEEAKELISRVDVSRVAARLPPPPAVELPISNNIVGMQSDVIQIVNQIKDENVRVIGIYGMGGIGKTTLLKLINNHEETSKLKFEHVVWIVASKGCKLQKLQMDLAKKVGLNLEDDESEDDRAYKLHNFLKGKNCLLFLDDIWQSYEIVMLGMQPPKRGMEKKRKVIVFTTRYEQVCTGMSANVIKKVKGLSSDEAWELFLKYAREDVINSERQINQLAKEITKECAGVPLALITVGRAMSAKRSREAWHDALVQLKKSQMPEVTGMKERDPMFAAFKLSYDSLEDDNIRARLLCCSLWPEDFEIDKDELIQCWIGLDLIDEFDSINKAFDRGHSHIETLTFACLLELVNKNGETRIKMHDVIRDMALWMASDCGSNQHRWIVKARARLNQLELENEQWQVVERASFMHNNLSSLPRQTPTFPKLSMLMLQQNPKLDLIPEPFFKALPILAFLDLSGTNITDLPREINMLSELQYLNLNFTPIKALPVELSSLAKLKYLLLVGTKHLAKVPKGTMSNIALLKLLDLYESKYSNLDELEGFKGCRKYIGITLHSMIDLERLGSLPQLFTWKLQLQSMRDLAYPSQLFESIMSSYNTRQGLERLEIVDVTTGGELTIAQSNNDHEEGLECLRYMTLITVNDLQEITWKVVEHQTVFPNLHELSIFDCKMLRNITWVLHLPNLNVLKVSNCGEMEELINCVGSSANSSIGLRLLSLARLPSLNCISRQSLTFPYLEQLYVSSCPELRKLPFGAEICQNKLKGIFCQEDWWENIQWENANDKNSLLPYIKFGFQKIVLKLGVKLPKDKSRIFKTVIELPGVTSMAGLEYVPFDRGG from the exons ATGATTCCCTCCATTGGCATCGGGCAAATCCTAAACAAGATATGGGATGCAGCTTCGATCTTCCTCGCCAGGCCTCGATCTCGTGTCGAAGACTTGGGCAGAGACGCGGAGCGATTGAAGGCCAAACTGGTAGACGTCAACCGGGCCATCGATGAGGCTGAGCGCGACGGGAAAACCGCCACCGCAGAAGCTCGACTGTGGAAGCGCGAGGCCGAGGCGTTTGTATATACGGAGGTCGCCGCCATCCAACAGGACTACGGGGCGATGCGGTGCCTCGGAGGCTGGTCGTGGAATTGCGTCGCCATCAATTGGAGGGTCACCAAGAAGCTGGAGGAGGCGAAGGAATTGATTAGCCGAGTGGATGTTTCTAGGGTTGCCGCAAGGCTGCCGCCGCCGCCTGCAGTGGAGCTTCCGATTTCAAATAATATCGTCGGGATGCAGTCGGATGTGATCCAGATTGTGAACCAGATTAAGGATGAAAATGTCAGGGTTATAGGCATCTACGGCATGGGAGGGATAGGAAAGACGACGCTTTTGAAGCTCATCAACAACCATGAAGAGACCTCCAAGCTCAAGTTTGAGCATGTCGTCTGGATTGTGGCCTCAAAAGGATGCAAATTGCAAAAGCTTCAGATGGATCTGGCTAAGAAGGTAGGACTGAATCTTGAAGATGATGAGAGTGAAGATGATCGTGCTTATAAGCTACACAACTTCTTAAAGGGAAAAAATTGCTTGTTGTTTCTTGATGACATTTGGCAATCCTATGAAATTGTCATGTTGGGTATGCAACCTCCTAAACGTGGCATGGAGAAGAAGCGCAAGGTGATAGTTTTCACGACGCGCTACGAGCAAGTATGCACTGGAATGAGTGCTAACGTGATAAAAAAAGTGAAAGGTTTGTCATCTGATGAAGCATGGGAACTCTTTTTGAAGTATGCACGTGAAGATGTAATCAACTCAGAGCGACAAATTAATCAACTAGCAAAAGAAATTACTAAAGAGTGTGCTGGTGTGCCCCTTGCTCTCATCACCGTTGGACGAGCCATGTCCGCAAAGAGGTCAAGAGAAGCTTGGCATGATGCTCTCGTGCAACTGAAGAAATCACAGATGCCAGAAGTCACAGGTATGAAAGAACGAGATCCTATGTTTGCTGCCTTTAAACTTAGCTATGATAGTCTGGAAGATGACAACATAAGAGCCCGCCTATTGTGCTGCTCTTTGTGGCCTGAAGATTTTGAAATCGACAAAGATGAACTAATACAGTGTTGGATAGGTCTTGACCTGATTGATGAGTTTGACTCGATCAATAAAGCATTCGACCGAGGGCACTCTCATATCGAGACTCTTACATTTGCATGTTTGTTAGAGCTCGTTAATAAGAATGGTGAAACGAGGATCAAGATGCATGATGTGATCCGAGACATGGCTCTTTGGATGGCTTCAGATTGTGGATCCAATCAACACAGGTGGATTGTTAAGGCACGTGCTAGATTGAATCAATTGGAACTAGAGAATGAGCAATGGCAAGTGGTAGAGCGAGCATCATTCATGCATAATAATTTGAGTTCTTTGCCAAGGCAGACTCCCACATTTCCTAAACTTTCCATGCTCATGCTCCAACAGAACCCTAAGCTAGACTTAATTCCTGAGCCATTTTTCAAAGCTTTACCTATTTTGGCCTTCTTGGATCTCTCAGGTACAAACATCACAGATCTTCCGAGGGAAATCAACATGTTATCTGAGCTCCAATATTTAAACTTGAACTTCACCCCAATCAAAGCACTGCCAGTAGAGTTAAGTAGCCTTGCCAAACTCAAGTACTTGCTTTTGGTTGGAACTAAGCATCTTGCCAAAGTACCCAAGGGAACAATGTCCAACATAGCTTTGCTCAAATTGTTGGATTTATATGAGAGCAAGTATTCTAACTTGGATGAGCTAGAAGGATTTAAAGGGTGCCGGAAATATATTGGAATTACCTTGCACTCAATGATAGATCTTGAACGGTTGGGCTCTCTACCGCAATTATTTACATGGAAACTCCAACTACAAAGCATGAGAGACTTGGCTTATCCAAGCCAACTATTTGAGAGCATCATGAGTAGCTACAACACAAGGCAGGGTCTTGAACGACTAGAGATTGTAGATGTCACGACAGGTGGTGAATTAACAATTGCTCAGAGCAACAATGATCATGAAGAAGGCCTTGAATGTTTGAGATATATGACGCTCATAACTGTCAATGATTTACAGGAAATCACTTGGAAAGTAGTTGAGCATCAAACGGTATTTCCTAATCTTCACGAATTGAGCATTTTTGATTGCAAGATGTTGAGAAACATCACCTGGGTTCTTCATCTACCAAACCTTAATGTCTTGAAAGTATCAAATTGTGGTGAGATGGAAGAATTGATAAATTGTGTTGGAAGTTCCGCCAACTCTAGTATTGGCTTACGCTTACTCTCTTTGGCTCGATTGCCTTCATTGAATTGCATCTCACGGCAATCGCTAACCTTCCCCTACTTGGAGCAGCTATATGTAAGCTCATGTCCAGAACTTAGAAAGTTGCCGTTTGGGGCTGAGATTTGTCAAAACAAATTAAAAGGTATATTTTGCCAAGAGGATTGGTGGGAAAATATCCAATGGGAGAATGCCAATGACAAGAATTCGCTCCTCCCCTATATCAAGTTTGGTTTC CAAAAAATTGTGTTGAAATTGGGCGTGAAGTTACCTAAAGATAAATCTAGAATTTTCAAGACTGTCATTGAACTTCCTG GTGTTACAAGTATGGCTGGACTCGAGTACGTGCCATTTGACCGTGGTGGGTGA
- the LOC121991597 gene encoding disease resistance protein RPS2-like gives MNANEKKKLANLASDPAWELFLKYAGKDVINSEPGINQLAREIVKECAGLLALITVGRAMSAKRSWDSWNDALMQLRPSQMPEVTKLVDSEHTVGIKMHDVIRDMDLWMVSDCGSNQYRLPFPQTFHAHAPTEPYATLNSWDIFQALLVLAFLELSGTDIAELSREIKMLSELQHLNLNFTPIVTVPTELSSLAKLEYLLLVGTERLIKVPMGTLSNLPLLKLLDSYESKYANLNELEEFQGRQKYIGITLDSKATLERLGSLPLLSIWKLQLQDMRDLACPSQLFERIMRSDNIRQGLERLEIVDAMIDDELIVTGNNKDIEKGFECLRYMALTTVNNLQEITWGAVKPQTLFPILHELNISGCKMLRNITWALQLPNHSIFSSFMVLSVHYVYNANVICKIRYSNNN, from the exons ATGAATGCTAATGAGAAGAAAAAATTGGCAAACTTGGCATCTGATCCAGCATGGGAACTATTTCTAAAGTATGCAGGTAAAGATGTAATCAACTCAGAGCCAGGAATTAATCAATTAGCAAGAGAAATTGTTAAAGAGTGTGCCGGCTTGCTTGCTCTCATCACCGTTGGCAGAGCCATGTCCGCAAAGAGGTCATGGGATTCTTGGAACGATGCTCTCATGCAGTTGAGGCCATCACAAATGCCAGAAGTCACGA AGCTTGTTGATAGTGAACACACGGTAGGTATCAAGATGCATGATGTGATCCGAGACATGGATTTATGGATGGTCTCAGACTGTGGATCCAATCAATACAG ACTCCCATTTCCCCAAACTTTCCATGCTCATGCTCCAACGGAACCATATGCTACACTTAATTCCTGGGACATTTTTCAGGCTTTGCTTGTTTTGGCATTCTTGGAACTCTCTGGTACAGACATCGCAGAGCTTTCGAGGGAAATCAAGATGTTATCTGAGCTCCAACATCTAAACTTGAACTTCACCCCAATCGTAACAGTACCAACAGAGTTGAGTAGCCTTGCCAAACTTGAGTACTTGCTTCTTGTAGGAACTGAGCGTCTTATCAAAGTACCTATGGGAACACTATCCAACTTACCTTTGCTCAAATTGTTGGATTCATATGAGAGCAAGTATGCTAACTTGAATGAGCTAGAGGAATTTCAAGGAAGACAAAAATACATTGGAATTACCCTAGACTCAAAGGCAACCCTTGAACGGTTGGGCTCTCTACCACTATTATCTATATGGAAACTCCAACTACAAGACATGAGAGACTTAGCTTGTCCAAGCCAACTATTTGAGAGAATCATGAGGAGCGACAACATAAGGCAGGGTCTTGAACGACTAGAGATTGTAGATGCCATGATAGATGATGAATTAATAGTTACCGGGAATAACAAGGATATTGAAAAAGGCTTTGAATGTTTGAGGTATATGGCGCTGACAACTGTCAACAATTTGCAAGAAATCACTTGGGGAGCAGTCAAGCCTCAAACATTGTTTCCTAttcttcatgaattgaacatTTCGGGATGCAAAATGTTGAGAAACATCACTTGGGCTCTTCAGCTACCAAACCACAGTATCTTTTCCTCTTTTATGGTCTTATCAGTTCACTATGTGTACAATGCTAACGTCATATGTAAAATACGGtattcaaataataattaa